The sequence ATTTGGTTCGACGAGTTTACCTTGTGGAGCTGGGGTGTTTGCTACATTATAGTCTTCATTTACAACTCCTTGATAGTTGTATATCTTTAATTACAGGATATGAATTAGTTAGTAATTGAACACATATCGCTTCACGAGAATAATAATTTGATGAAACAACATATTACAATACCAGTCCCCTTAAATGTATTGAATGTAGTGTCATGATTGTTATAGGTATTGTGTAATTGTGCAAGTGTTGTATGTGTGGCAAAAAGGGCGAGGTTAGCAAGTGATTCAAATACAGTTAAGTTTCGTCACACTTCTTTTTTACTTCAAGTGCATTTGAGAACACCTTCAGGCAATTTTTGACCCGCCATTTGACATGTTCCCTTTTCAGCAAAGTTAAATTTTTTTGCCTGTTTGACCCACTGAAATAAAGAATTTAACAGACATTGACTCAAGTCAAGGTAAGGGGTCGAAACTACCACCTCTATGTAAGAGGCATGCTTAAACTAGTCAACCCCTGGAATAACTTAATAATGGTATGGATGTGACGGGTCATATTTAAACTAGTCAAACATGTCTAGTTGGGTTGACGTAATCACTTTATCCAGCTaacttaatatttttaataaattgatAGTGTTAAATATATCACAGAATTTATATTATATCAATCAATGCTAATCTAAATTTTTGGAAGACATGTTTAACACATTATACATACACTCTAGACAACATTCAACATATCTGACCCATTTGACCTGCATGATATTTGGTAGAAACAAGAGAGAAATGCTTACATTTGGTGTAGAAAGTGATTCATCATAGGGATCAGGAATAGGTCCATCCAGTTGAGGAATCCTAGAAGACAGCGCAAGTCCATGACCATGTTGAGGATTGCTGCTTTGACCAACCTAATAAACAAAATATATACCCAATAATTTATCATATGATGCCAAAAATTAAAAAGATAGCCTACAGATTATGCGATAAAAATGCATAAAAGCACATCATTCATGAATCATGTTCCAATAAATATGTCTTTATTCTGTCCTCATATGAAGCATGTATGCAATGTTGAACGCATTAACTCAATATGTCCAAGCATTAAAAACCTAATTTGATGCTTATTAATATCATGGATTCATTTGAATGCTTAATACATACGAAAAACAAGACGTTACTAATTCAAATTAGGATTTTACTTTGCCAAATGACAATAGGTAATGTTTTCTCCAATAATAATTCTAAGCATTGTCATAATTAATAACACCAAAGGTAGGACATCAATCTTTAACTCAGGCTCGTGTGTAGGTGTTAACTGAACAAAAGTTTCATGATGATAAGTAAGATTTGTGCAAGTTCACTGGGATAAATATTGTATATAGTATCCTCAATATATACTACAATAATGGATAATACACCATATATGTCATGATGTCAGCATGTAGAAATTAAAGTTGGATTGGACACCATGAAATATTGAAATATCACCTCAAATGTATCAGCTATCACATCTGCAGCTCCATCTTGCTGAGGAATAAATCCACCTGGACGATATTGAGGAGGAAACTCATCCCGCTTACGCTTTCCAGATAAAAGAAAGAAATCCTAAAATAATTACGATCAATAACAAGCACTTTTATGAAATACAATATTAAAAAATAACAAAAAAATTCCAAACAGATCATTTGTGTAAGTTGTAGACACAACAACCAACTGTAATATTCACTTGAGGATTGCCAAAATCAATTTGATATTTTGAAGATTACTCTCGAGATACAAATGTTCCCATTGTTACGCACATAGAAAGAGCATTAATGATGCAAGTGTGCAATACAAATTGCTGACTCAGTATATGTACAAGTGTAGTAATTATTATTCAGAACTATGGCTGTAATTAATATAGAGTGCAAAGTTCACTACTTGCTGGTTCATTGTTTCTAGTATTGTAGTATACCTCCAAATAGTTTTCTTTTATTTTATGCCCTTCACTTTCGCATATAAGCAATTATTAATAAATGATGAAAACAAATGTTCTTTTCTTTCTTAAATAGGCTATTCAAGAAAAAACAATCCTTAAAAAGATAAAAGAACTAATATTGTGTTGAGCATCTAAAAATGACCGGAATATAGTACATCTGATATGTATTACACCAGGATCTATTCCAGTTGGGCTTCTAACATGAATACGAAGATCGAAAGTTGTCAGCATGGGGAGTATAAGGGTGTTTCTCTCACATCGTTAGGAAAAGGATAGCACATTTATTGACAGTTTGACAACTTGAATGATGACACACACATTCTAGTAAACTGTTGACCTTTTGCTTTCTTGTGATACCAAtgtatctatgcaaattatgttgTTTCCATTTTACCCCAACCCCACCATTTACCACATAAGACAGAAAAGTAGTTGAGAGTATAAATTCATGTAATAAGGGTCTAGAAAAAAATTACACCGACACAAGAGCTATAAAAAGTAAACCAGGAGATTCTATAAAAAGTAAATCAGGAGATAATAAATGACAACAAATCCACTATGGTAACCTGGGTTGTTGGTTGACTTGCTGCTACTCTTTCAGGATCTTCACGGCCTTCCACGTAGGCTGCAACAATATCCAGTTTAGAAAATAGCACATTTAAATCATGCATGTATATAATATCAGCACTGAAAGAGATTTTACCGATATTCACATCGAGATTAGGCCTTTGGTTCAACCATGGAGATGGTGGTTGCTGTCAATAAGATGAGAGTTCATAGAGTCAGAATTTTCAATCAGAAAACAAATTACATCCAATAAACCTCTTCTATAAATTAAATAGTATAAGTATATAGTATATTATACATAGTAGATATTGTAGTTATATGAAACCCCAACGAACATCCAAATGCAAAAAAAATAAATATCAGATAAATAGAATAAGATAGCCAACAACATATTTAACATAACAGGTGAAAAAAATAAATAAGCACTTGCCATGAATGTGCTAGGCCGCCCAACTTTGTCTGCAGCTCCATTCTCGTTTACAGAGGAATAATCACTTGGCGTAATGGGAGTACCTCCAGTAGCTATGTTGTATGAATTGTCCATTGTCCCCGGTAAAGGTGTAGGAGCAGTCCCCGGTAGTGGTGTTTGGCCAGGCAAAGGCGTTTGCATTGGAGTCTGCAATGGTGTCCACAAACAACCGTCAGCTTAGTAAAACAACTAAACCAGCAACAAAAGTACAAACAATGATTAAAATAAAGACATCCCAAAATTTCATCCTATATAGTAGACATACACTATAAAAAACAACCATATCTTAAATAAATGACCATTTTGTCCTCTTAAACCTCGACAATCGACAACCTTTATTCTTTTTTGCATAATAAATGCGAATTGAGCTCATAAATCCATTATGTATTGCTATTACTATACGCTATACATCCAATTATAGTATAATACAGCATAGGCATCAATAAACACCACTACAAATACATACAACTTCTCATATGCATTCAATTTCAACAGCAGATAACTTACAGGAGGGAATAGCATATCAGCAGTAGGAGTCTCATACTCATCTGCCCCTTCGTAGGGCACATTGAGATCATGAACCGTGTTTGAACCAGCCCCAGGCACCATCGAGTTTACCCCAGCAGATCTATCAATAGGACCAACTATCGCCCCAGCTTGCATCATCTTCAACTCCCATAACTACACAAAACGCATAAAATTCACAACAACAGATCCAAACAGCCTCATATCACCTCAATTAGATCACATCACACGAGCAATAAGAAAACCCTAATTACTAGATCTAAGCTACCGAAATGAACAGAAATCGAACGAAAATTGTAATTAAAACACTCACTCCTTGAAGTTCGCTGAGAACGCCTTCACCTGGACCACCATTGTTGATAAATTCGTCACGAACTTTGTTGATGACGTCTTCAATTACTTGGATATAAACACCGCTGGTGGAGGTGGAACCGGCCATTACGATGATCGGTAAAACTTTAGGAGTGAAATAGAAACCCTAATTTAGGAATTGAGAAGGTGAATTGATGGAAGATTTTAATTAGGGCTTGGAAGTGTACAACGATTGAGATTGGGGGGATAGCAGAGCAGAAAAAGGAATAAAGACGGGAATATAAATAGGTTTGCATCCGTTTATATGTTTGACGTGGCTTTATATACCATCACTTTGTTACTATAGCTGTTTCCCATTTTCACATCCAAACCGACCCAAGAAATAATTTACGAGACATAATTACATGAATAGTCCATGTAATTTGTACAGATTCACGTGTAGTCCCTGTACTATTTTTCTTACTCAGGCAGTCCTTGTAATTTACAATTTTTGCACGTATATTCTCTAACCCCGCCGTTCGTCAAAATTTCTCGTTAATAGTGTCATGTGAGTTGCACATGATGGTAGAACCTTCATATTATCTGATTAATAATATATCATTAGAACTCAAACCATTGGTTTCACACAAATATTATAATTTTAGGGGTAATTTCATCTTTTAACATTTTAGATATTTGTTGGTTAGGCCAGATACTTTCTGGGGATGGCTCCTTTAGCTTTCATCTTCTTTGTTTCACAAAAAAACTACTCTTCGTTTCCTTCAATTTCTAACCAGCGATTATGTGTCCTCCAAATTCGTACAATCAATTTTCATGAATCGAAATCCCCAATATTTTTCTGGCCAGTTAACGCGTCCTCCTCCATCGATTCCTTCGATCAGCTGTTGTTTCTTCGTTTTTTGTGGTTTACAAAAAGTGTTAGCGTTCGAATCGTTTAATCTAAAATCGATGAGGTAACAACGGTCGCTTCATTACTTCGGTTCTAAACGAATTGATCAATACCAAGATATCGCCAGGGACGAATGGATCTTTATAAACCATGTGCAACAATCTAGTTCCACAAAAACTCGACGTCTTTATTTGGCGTTCCAAGCTTAATAGGTTACTGGTTCTTAGTGAGTTAGACAAACGAGGAGTGGACCTCGATTCAGTGCTTTGTCCAATTTGCAGCAATCACATTGAAAACTCAGAACACATCCTGTTTCAATGCATTTTCGCGGTCGATATTTGGTCTCGTGTATCAAGATGATGGTCCTCTAATCCTTCTTCTATTTCGAATTACAGTGCGTCGTTTTTGGGTACCACTAGCTCGTCAAATATGAACAACTACTTCAAACTTTGGCAAGCAATCGAGTGGATCACTGGCTACCTATTATGGAAAAAAAGAAACGACATAGTCTTTAGAAAGAAAAAAAGGTAACCTATCGGTAACCATTGGTTTTACCTTCTATGATGGAGCCATAGTAGGTCTTTGAAGGTCTCACGACATGGTAAAACCAATCGAGTGTAAAAcaaaaggtaaaacctcgggtaaccTACTGGTAACCATGGGTTTGAACCTTTGGTTCGACCCGAGCTAGTGTTCGATAACCATTGGTGTTACCTTCAATCGAGTGCGCAATTAatagaggttttaccttctatgagggaGCCAATGTGGTTTCCTCgcttatccaaaaaaaaaaaaaaaaaacattaaattGGATTAcctttttttaaatattttaattttaattttaattttaatatgcgTAGAATCTAAACACTAAAGAGTTCCTTTAATCAAGGAAAAAATTGATGTCTGAGCCCGGGTTCGAACCGGGGACCTCTAGTGTGTGAGACTAGCGTGATAACCGACTACACCACCCAGACAACTTATTAGCGATttgttattttcaatatatattaaTTCCTAAATTGTTTGATCCCCGTTTAACCCACCGCCGTTACCTGTTGACAGCAGGCCACAATCGTCAAAAAGCTCAAAAACCTCAACCAACCTTTTTTTTCTCTCAGCAATGGCATCGCATCATGCATCTCTCGGTCGCCGAACGGTATTATTATTTATTCAATTAATTTCAAATCTGTTACAATTCATGTTCTATTTCATCAATCAATTACATAATTATTGACTACAACAGCTTGAAGAAATCCGTCAAAAAAGAGCAGCTCAAAAATTAAACAAGACCTCATCTGGCCCTGATCTCACATTACCTCCTAACCCTACCGGTAACCATTTTCTATACACATATCGTATAATcgcgtgtatatatgtatgtatgtatgtatatcatatataattgtatttacttCTCAATTTTCGCGTGGATCTGTGTCATGATTTAACGTATCAGAGGTTTTTGGAATCAAAAAGTCCGCTAGCGGAAGTGGAATCTCTGAGGTTGCTTAATTCAATTCATCTCGTGTTATCTAATTTAATTAACAATTAGGTTAAATTGTTTAGGATTTGGTTATGATatgaaaattttaatttaaattgtgTGTGTTGTTTGATGATTTTGTTGCAGAGTGATATTAGTGGATTGGTAACACAAATACAGGAGTTACAGAAAAGGAATGTCGAATTGGATGAAGAGAATAAAAAACTTAGCTCTGAGGTGTGAATATTATCATTGTTGATTTTGGAATATGTGATTAATGGTGTTAACGATTATTATGATATTGTTTGTGATTTAGCTTCGTTCTAATGAAGTGGATAGTGATATGCTTCGGAAGCGTGTGAACGACTTGGTATGTGTCAAATATAGGTAGATGTTAATTTGTGCATGAAAATTTTAATATAGGATTAATGCTGTTATCGTTGCAGGAACAAAACACGGTACCTTCATTACGAAGAGCTCTCAAGGATGTTGCAATGGAAAAAGATGCAGCAGTTGTTGCGAGGGTATGGAGATTTTATTGTTTTTTATTTTGTGCAATGGAGTTTCACCATTTTATATATACTAGAATTAACAGATATATTTTAGTGTAGGAGGATTTTTCAGCACAGGTTCGAGCACTTAAGAAGCGTATGAAGGAAGCAGAAGAAGAGCAATATCGAGTAAATAAGTGACTGTAATATGTATTCTATATTGATTCTTTTGGATTTGATGGATGTTTATTTGTATATAAATTTGTTTAAATAGGCCGAGGAAGATGCAGCTGCACTACGAGCTGAATTAAATTCGCTTCAACAACAAGCAATTAGTGGTGATCTTGGTTCTGTTGCTTCGAGGGGAGGCCCACCTGATCATATGCAAGCTATTGAGAAGGAACTTGCTGAATTAAAGTCCCAACTGGAGGTTAGAATGAGTTTGAATTGAATTAATTGTATGTGTTGTTGCTTAGAAAATTAAAAGAAAACATTTTTGATGAATACTATCCTTTATTTAATCAATAGCAAGAGTCAATGCTGAGGCGGCAAGAGGGAATGTTGAGGCGGCAAGAGCAACAGCAATTAGCGGAGGAACAAATGAAGTTATCTGCCATCATTTCTCAAAAGAATGAATTGGAAGAAAAGCTAGCAGTCTTGTCCAGACAGGCTTCAGGTAACAGAATTTTCAAAAAATTTCAATATCTGgttaaatgattaaattgtattcaaAGGATTTTAGTTGACTATTTTGTTTTGACTATTTTGTGTGTGATGCAGGAACTTCTGAAAGAGGATCCCAGTTCACAGTGGTAAGAAAAAGTAGAAGGAATCAAATGCACTCTTGAGTGGTCCAGATTTTGTTGTAAAGTAACTTTTAAATGTCAAGTGGCTATATATTAACAGTATTACCACAGTTATATATTTTGATTTTTCCTTAGAACGTGTGTCTGATGCTTGTAGGAAGACAAGGAGAGACTTGAGAAGCAGTCGCATGATATGGCAGTTGTTGTTGAGAGATTGGAGAGCAGCAGACAAAAGCTACTATTGGAGGTTCAACTTTTAAGTTAAAATTTGTATTGTCAACATCCTGTTATGATATTGAGATTTTATATTCATTTGTACAGATTGATTCACAATCTTCCGAGATAGAAAGGCTGTTTGAGGAGAATTCTAGCTTATCGTCAGCTTATCAAGAGGCAACAGGCATGGTAGCACACTGGGAAAATCAGGTAAATTGTACAAATTACTAACTTAACCATTCATCATAAACTTGTTTTCATTTGAAGAAATTTAAATGTAAGTTTTGATCCATTGACTATGGAATGGGTATATCTTGAAAGGATATGGGTCGAAAATAGGAAGTCCCCTAAAGTGTAGTTATAAAGCATTAACTCTCCAGAATCATAATATCAAAAAAGTTTTTATATCAGGACAAATAATGTTATATATCAGGACAAATAATGTTATAGGTCAAAACCCTACCCGACCACACCTGTACAATTTTACATGTTATTCACATTCAAACGGTGAACTGCATTACCTAACATGTCTTGCTCATGATCTATGCAGGTAAAAGATTGTTTAAAACAGAATGAGGATCTGCGCAGCATGTTAGCCAAATTAAGAACAGAACAAGCTAATATATCCGCTGAGAGTCACAG comes from Rutidosis leptorrhynchoides isolate AG116_Rl617_1_P2 chromosome 4, CSIRO_AGI_Rlap_v1, whole genome shotgun sequence and encodes:
- the LOC139840860 gene encoding transcription initiation factor IIA large subunit-like isoform X2, which gives rise to MAGSTSTSGVYIQVIEDVINKVRDEFINNGGPGEGVLSELQGLWELKMMQAGAIVGPIDRSAGVNSMVPGAGSNTVHDLNVPYEGADEYETPTADMLFPPTPMQTPLPGQTPLPGTAPTPLPGTMDNSYNIATGGTPITPSDYSSVNENGAADKVGRPSTFMQPPSPWLNQRPNLDVNIAYVEGREDPERVAASQPTTQDFFLLSGKRKRDEFPPQYRPGGFIPQQDGAADVIADTFEVGQSSNPQHGHGLALSSRIPQLDGPIPDPYDESLSTPNIYNYQGVVNEDYNVANTPAPQELQAPTPAMVNQNDLLDDDDEEPLNENDDDDDLDDVDQGEELNTHHLVLAQFDKVTRAKSRWRCTLKDGIMHINNKDVLFNKATGEFDF
- the LOC139840860 gene encoding uncharacterized protein isoform X1 — protein: MAGSTSTSGVYIQVIEDVINKVRDEFINNGGPGEGVLSELQGLWELKMMQAGAIVGPIDRSAGVNSMVPGAGSNTVHDLNVPYEGADEYETPTADMLFPPTPMQTPLPGQTPLPGTAPTPLPGTMDNSYNIATGGTPITPSDYSSVNENGAADKVGRPSTFMQPPSPWLNQRPNLDVNIGKISFSADIIYMHDLNVLFSKLDIVAAYVEGREDPERVAASQPTTQDFFLLSGKRKRDEFPPQYRPGGFIPQQDGAADVIADTFEVGQSSNPQHGHGLALSSRIPQLDGPIPDPYDESLSTPNIYNYQGVVNEDYNVANTPAPQELQAPTPAMVNQNDLLDDDDEEPLNENDDDDDLDDVDQGEELNTHHLVLAQFDKVTRAKSRWRCTLKDGIMHINNKDVLFNKATGEFDF
- the LOC139843205 gene encoding uncharacterized protein — encoded protein: MASHHASLGRRTLEEIRQKRAAQKLNKTSSGPDLTLPPNPTEVFGIKKSASGSGISESDISGLVTQIQELQKRNVELDEENKKLSSELRSNEVDSDMLRKRVNDLEQNTVPSLRRALKDVAMEKDAAVVAREDFSAQVRALKKRMKEAEEEQYRAEEDAAALRAELNSLQQQAISGDLGSVASRGGPPDHMQAIEKELAELKSQLEQESMLRRQEGMLRRQEQQQLAEEQMKLSAIISQKNELEEKLAVLSRQASGTSERGSQFTVEDKERLEKQSHDMAVVVERLESSRQKLLLEIDSQSSEIERLFEENSSLSSAYQEATGMVAHWENQVKDCLKQNEDLRSMLAKLRTEQANISAESHRGITESNKEGLNESYTAEVVFLKGELAKEQSKAETLSAEVLQLSAQLQQSIQAYNSLTRLYKPVLRNIESNLLRMKQDGSLAVH